GCGGCTCCATGCccgggggggaggcgggcggggggccggccgGCATggcaggcgggcggcggggcagcggcggcagcggctcgccggcggcgggcgggggggtgTCGGTGAAGATGGCGCTGCGGCGGGCCTACTCCATCAAGGACAAGCTGCAGGCCATCGAGCGGGTGAAGAAGGGCGAGCGGCAGGCGTCGGTGTGCCGGGCCTTCGGGGTGCCGGGCGGCACGCTGCGGGGCTGGCTGAAGGACGAGGCCAAGCTGCGCTGGTTCCTGGAGCAGCTGGGCGGCGAGGTGGGCACCCAGCGCAAGAAGATGCGCCTGGCCAACGAGGAGGAGATCGACCGCGCCGTCTACGCCTGGTTCCTCGCCCTGCGCCAGCACGGCGTGCCGCTCTCGGGGCCCCTCATCCAGGCGCAGGCCGAGGCCTTCGCCCGCCAGATCTACGGCCCCGAGTGCACCTTCAAGGCCAGCCATGGCTGGTTCTGGCGCTGGCAGAAGCGCCACGGCATCTCCAGCCAGCGCATCTACGGCGAGGGCGGCCTCCCCGCCGAGCCCGAGCGCGCCGTCGCCGCCGCCATCGCCAGCCCCGAGGCGCCGCCCGACGCCGGCGGCTACGGCGACGAGCAGATCTACAACGCCAACGTCACCGGGCTCTACTGGAAGCTgctgccggggcagcggcgccggcggccggccCCCCGCGAGCGGGTCACCGTGCTGCTGGCCGCCAACTTGACGGGCTCCCACAAGCTCAAGCCGCTGGTGGTGGGCGGCCTCCGCGACCCCCCCAGCCTGCGGCACCACAACCAGGACAAGTTCCCCGCCTGCTACCGCTACGGCCCCCAGGCCCGGCTGGGGCTGGCCCTGCTCCGCGCCTGGTTCTTCGAGGACTTCGTGCCGGGCGTCAAGCGCTACCTGCGCCGGAGCTGCCTGCAGCAGAAGGCcgtgctgctgctcagctgcccgccgccgccctccgggGCCGGCCCCGAGGAGACGCCGCCGCTGCAGACGCCTGACGGTGCCATCCGCGCCCTCTTCCTTTCCAAGGGCCccgccgggagcggcgcggccggagGAGGCGGCCGCATCCCAGCCCCGCTGGAGCAGGGGGTGGTGGCCGCCTTCAAGCAGCTCtacaagcgggagctgctgcgcCTGGCCGTGTCGtgcgcggccggcggctccggcggcggcggcggccccatGGATTTCGTGCGGTCCTTCCTGCTCAAGGACATGCTCTACTTGGCCGGCCTCTCGTGGGACCTCATCCCCCCCGGCTCCATCGAgaagtgctggctgctggggctgcgcGCGGCCTTCGAGCCCCAGCCCGGGGAGGAAGAGCAAGGGGACGCGCCGCGCGGGGACGAGGGCGGCGGGGACAGCAAGGTCTTCAGCGACCTCACCCACCTGGCCGCCCTGGCCTACAAGCGCTTGGCTCCCGAGGAGGTGGCCGACTGGCTGCACTTGGACGACGCGACCCCGGGCACGGAGGAGGACGATGGGGAGGAGGACGCTGAGGACGAAGGCCCCGCTGGCTgcggggcggaggaggaggaggaggtggccggcggcggcggggctagGGAAGGGGGGGACGCCTTGCTGCCCACGGCCCGGGAAGCCATCCGAGGCCTGGAGACGGCGCTGCGCTGGCTGGAGAGCCAGGACCCGCGGCAAGTGGGGCCGCTGCAGCTGGTGCAGCTCCGCTCGCTCATCAGCATGGCCCAGCGGctgcgccgcggcggcagccccgacGCCTAGGGCCAGGGCGGCCCGCGACCTCTCGGCTACCTGCCGCCTCGCTTGGGTAGGGGGGGCACAGCCTGGacccccgtggggctgggggtgacCTGGCTCTGCCGTGGGACCGGCAGCAGAGGTGCCAGCTCCCCTCACCCTCCATCACGGGCAGCCTGGGCTCCGGCGGCCCCGGTACCCTTAGGTCACCGCCGCTAAGGGGAGCAAAAATTTAGGGCTAACGGCGGGTTTTGGGTAATTCCCTCCCTACGTTGCATATTCGAGGGCTGTTCCTCAGCCTACGTGTATTTAGGAGGTGCTATTTTTTTAATCCCCCGAGACTGAGCAGAATGGTCCGCCGGTACCACGGGGGGTCTGTCGGGGGCCCCCCGATGCTGCAGGGGAGAGGGGCGAGGGGAGACCCGCTCCGCTCCGCGTTGCCGCTGGGAGGACGGGGC
This Dromaius novaehollandiae isolate bDroNov1 chromosome 2, bDroNov1.hap1, whole genome shotgun sequence DNA region includes the following protein-coding sequences:
- the TIGD5 gene encoding tigger transposable element-derived protein 5, which gives rise to MPGGEAGGGPAGMAGGRRGSGGSGSPAAGGGVSVKMALRRAYSIKDKLQAIERVKKGERQASVCRAFGVPGGTLRGWLKDEAKLRWFLEQLGGEVGTQRKKMRLANEEEIDRAVYAWFLALRQHGVPLSGPLIQAQAEAFARQIYGPECTFKASHGWFWRWQKRHGISSQRIYGEGGLPAEPERAVAAAIASPEAPPDAGGYGDEQIYNANVTGLYWKLLPGQRRRRPAPRERVTVLLAANLTGSHKLKPLVVGGLRDPPSLRHHNQDKFPACYRYGPQARLGLALLRAWFFEDFVPGVKRYLRRSCLQQKAVLLLSCPPPPSGAGPEETPPLQTPDGAIRALFLSKGPAGSGAAGGGGRIPAPLEQGVVAAFKQLYKRELLRLAVSCAAGGSGGGGGPMDFVRSFLLKDMLYLAGLSWDLIPPGSIEKCWLLGLRAAFEPQPGEEEQGDAPRGDEGGGDSKVFSDLTHLAALAYKRLAPEEVADWLHLDDATPGTEEDDGEEDAEDEGPAGCGAEEEEEVAGGGGAREGGDALLPTAREAIRGLETALRWLESQDPRQVGPLQLVQLRSLISMAQRLRRGGSPDA